Proteins from one Candidatus Neomarinimicrobiota bacterium genomic window:
- a CDS encoding NgoFVII family restriction endonuclease, with protein sequence MPTIYDNIELQLSDALKDNLTDADRADFCIGYFNLRGWGQLSSLVDKLNGVDDPELPDCRILLGMYGENRNAIRELYGKDNPNRIDQKRALALKKELARRLKEQLTVGVPTNRDERDLRKLAKQLKKGMVRVKLFTRTSLHAKLYLIYDAGQKVAKQVGFLGSSNLTFSGLNSQGELNIDVVDQDAAGKLSKWFQDRWEDRFSIDITDELIAILEESWAGERLISPYHIYLKMAYHLSRDARAGVQEFELKDPIKKKLLQFQRQAVYHAAKHIQRRNGVMIGDVVGLGKTYTACALAHIFEEEFFYRTLIICPANLDRMWMDYRQKFNLRADILKISMVHNRLKDLKRYQLVIIDESHNLRNPEGKRYSIIKDYIAENDSNVILLTATPYNKTLLDLSSQLALFIKEDADLGIAPEQYLSSVGGEDEFIAKHQTHSRSLKAFEKSEYIEDWQELMRHYLVRRTRTFIKENYAKQDNERYYLEFEGGERSYFPERIAKKFEYPFNSDDPDDQYAQLYSEKVVNLINGLQLPRYGLALELQDNLDDKLEDGEDRIVENLSRAGKRLMGFCRTNLFKRLESSGHAFLLSIARHAYRNYIFLAAIEAGEPLPIGSQESGMIDEFLGDTDLEDGNLELQMITKKENFLSQAKKTYNLLSVKYRHQYDWIRSELFQDSLKEKLQKDCESLLEILDIGKTWTAENDRQLNALFDFCKNEYPDDKILVFTQYSDTAYYLYEHLENMGLKKVSCVTGDSDDPTKLAYKFSPKSNEKKIAPEDQIRVLISTDVLSEGQNLQDCHIIINYDLPWALIRLIQRAGRIDRIGQEAEEIYCYSILPEDGVNEIIRLRGRLENRIQQNAEVVGSDETFFEGDPVIIRDIYNENSSILEEEEDEEVDLASYAFEIWNKAIEKEPGLEKTIRNMPDVIYSTKENPSKDTDDSGVLMYAKTIQDNDVLTWVNQQNEIVTHSQYKILKAAECAPEEEPLQPLTNHHALVKEGIDHINDQSKKTGGQLGSKRSIRYRTFHLLERHIENVEGTIFQRNELREAVDQIYTYPLKEFAKSRLQNLLKSSASDEEFADLVLSLHENKELCLVDEQVAEHDGTPKIICSLGLKN encoded by the coding sequence ATGCCAACCATTTATGATAACATTGAGTTGCAGCTGAGTGATGCGCTTAAAGACAATTTAACCGACGCTGACCGTGCTGATTTTTGTATCGGGTATTTTAACCTGCGTGGTTGGGGGCAATTGTCATCGTTGGTGGATAAACTGAATGGTGTTGATGATCCCGAGTTACCCGATTGCAGAATTCTCCTTGGGATGTACGGAGAAAATCGCAATGCAATACGAGAGTTATACGGGAAGGATAATCCGAACCGAATTGACCAGAAGCGCGCTCTTGCACTCAAAAAAGAGCTCGCCCGAAGATTAAAGGAGCAACTCACGGTTGGAGTGCCAACGAATCGGGATGAAAGAGACCTCCGGAAACTGGCAAAACAACTCAAAAAGGGCATGGTTCGTGTCAAACTGTTTACCAGGACCTCCCTCCATGCCAAACTCTATCTTATCTACGATGCAGGCCAGAAGGTTGCGAAACAGGTCGGTTTCCTCGGGAGTAGTAATCTGACCTTTTCCGGACTCAATTCTCAAGGTGAGTTGAATATCGATGTTGTGGACCAGGATGCGGCTGGCAAGTTAAGCAAGTGGTTTCAAGATCGGTGGGAAGATCGATTTTCCATCGATATTACCGATGAACTCATTGCAATCCTGGAAGAGAGCTGGGCAGGCGAACGACTCATTTCTCCTTATCATATTTACCTGAAAATGGCGTATCATCTCTCACGGGACGCACGGGCTGGAGTTCAGGAATTTGAATTAAAAGACCCAATCAAGAAGAAATTGTTACAATTCCAGCGACAAGCTGTGTACCACGCAGCAAAGCATATTCAAAGACGAAACGGAGTTATGATAGGTGATGTCGTCGGCCTCGGCAAGACCTACACTGCTTGCGCATTGGCCCATATTTTTGAAGAAGAGTTTTTCTACCGTACCCTCATTATCTGTCCGGCGAACCTCGACCGAATGTGGATGGATTATCGCCAAAAATTCAACCTCCGTGCCGATATCCTGAAGATTTCGATGGTACATAACAGACTAAAAGATTTAAAACGATACCAGTTGGTCATCATCGATGAAAGTCATAACCTGCGAAATCCAGAAGGGAAACGGTATAGTATCATCAAAGACTATATTGCAGAAAATGACTCCAATGTCATTCTGCTCACCGCTACTCCGTACAATAAAACCCTCTTAGACCTGTCAAGCCAACTTGCGCTTTTCATTAAAGAGGATGCTGACTTAGGTATCGCCCCTGAGCAATATCTCAGTTCAGTTGGTGGCGAGGATGAATTTATAGCCAAGCATCAAACGCACAGCCGGTCCCTGAAGGCATTTGAAAAGAGTGAGTACATTGAAGACTGGCAGGAATTGATGCGCCATTATCTTGTCCGCCGTACACGGACATTTATAAAAGAGAACTACGCCAAACAGGATAATGAGAGGTACTATCTAGAGTTTGAAGGGGGAGAACGTTCGTACTTTCCGGAGCGGATTGCGAAAAAATTCGAATATCCTTTTAATTCAGATGACCCGGATGACCAGTATGCACAACTCTATTCCGAGAAGGTCGTAAACCTGATTAACGGTCTACAACTGCCGCGATACGGACTGGCACTCGAATTACAAGACAACCTCGATGACAAACTGGAGGACGGCGAGGATCGAATTGTCGAGAACCTCTCCCGAGCCGGGAAGCGGTTGATGGGATTTTGCCGGACAAATCTGTTTAAGCGGCTTGAGAGCAGTGGACATGCCTTTTTACTCTCCATTGCCCGGCATGCCTATCGAAACTACATCTTTCTGGCAGCCATTGAAGCCGGGGAACCGTTGCCTATTGGCAGCCAGGAATCGGGAATGATTGACGAGTTCCTTGGAGACACGGATCTTGAAGACGGTAATCTTGAACTCCAGATGATTACCAAGAAAGAGAACTTTTTATCACAGGCGAAGAAAACCTATAACCTCCTCAGTGTGAAATACCGGCACCAGTATGACTGGATTCGTTCAGAACTCTTCCAGGATTCCCTGAAGGAAAAACTCCAAAAGGATTGCGAAAGCCTGTTAGAAATCCTGGATATCGGGAAAACATGGACCGCAGAGAATGACCGGCAACTGAATGCCCTATTCGATTTTTGCAAAAATGAGTATCCGGATGATAAAATATTAGTCTTCACGCAGTACTCAGATACGGCATACTATCTGTACGAACATCTTGAGAACATGGGCTTGAAAAAGGTCAGCTGTGTCACCGGAGATTCCGACGATCCCACAAAATTGGCCTACAAATTTAGTCCAAAAAGCAACGAGAAGAAGATTGCCCCGGAGGATCAAATCCGGGTACTTATCTCCACGGATGTATTGAGTGAGGGACAAAACCTCCAGGATTGTCATATCATTATTAACTACGATTTACCGTGGGCGCTTATCCGTTTGATACAACGGGCGGGACGAATTGACCGAATTGGCCAGGAGGCCGAAGAGATTTACTGCTATTCCATTCTTCCGGAAGATGGCGTCAACGAAATTATCCGACTGCGTGGCCGCCTTGAAAATCGTATTCAGCAAAATGCCGAAGTCGTTGGTTCTGACGAAACCTTCTTTGAGGGAGACCCGGTTATCATACGGGATATCTACAATGAGAATTCCAGTATTCTGGAAGAGGAAGAAGACGAGGAAGTCGATCTGGCATCCTATGCCTTTGAAATCTGGAATAAAGCGATTGAGAAGGAACCGGGGTTGGAGAAAACCATCCGGAATATGCCTGATGTCATTTATTCGACCAAAGAGAATCCCAGCAAAGATACAGACGATAGCGGCGTACTCATGTATGCAAAAACGATCCAGGATAATGATGTGTTGACCTGGGTGAACCAGCAAAATGAAATTGTCACCCATTCCCAGTATAAAATACTGAAAGCCGCCGAATGTGCGCCTGAGGAAGAACCGCTGCAACCGTTAACAAATCATCATGCCCTTGTGAAAGAAGGGATTGATCACATCAATGATCAATCCAAAAAGACCGGCGGACAGCTTGGAAGTAAACGGAGTATTAGATACCGGACTTTTCACTTGTTAGAGCGACATATAGAGAATGTGGAAGGGACAATCTTCCAGCGAAACGAGCTCCGGGAAGCGGTGGATCAAATCTATACATATCCGCTTAAGGAATTTGCGAAAAGCCGGTTACAAAATCTGTTGAAGTCGAGCGCCAGTGATGAGGAATTTGCAGACTTGGTGTTATCACTACATGAAAATAAAGAACTCTGCTTAGTGGATGAGCAGGTCGCCGAACACGACGGGACGCCAAAGATCATCTGTTCTCTGGGATTGAAAAATTAG
- a CDS encoding GIY-YIG nuclease family protein — MPIDNCHYCYNELTETVLPEYLKTLKQQIDAPIPMSRFTEKGIGIRTLLKQFGFQSDFPGCYVFIEKEDPIYVGISQKLVTRINQHVNGKSHFSASLAYRMTMESYDGETEQYTRKQLMNMDKFRTLFEQKKKYLSELDVAFIEIDNPVERYLFEIYCAMELDTSRWNTFETH; from the coding sequence ATGCCAATAGACAATTGCCACTACTGTTACAACGAACTCACGGAAACTGTTTTACCCGAGTATCTAAAAACACTGAAACAACAAATAGATGCGCCTATTCCCATGAGCCGGTTTACCGAAAAGGGCATCGGAATCCGGACGCTACTGAAACAATTCGGGTTTCAATCAGATTTCCCTGGCTGTTATGTGTTCATTGAAAAAGAGGATCCAATTTATGTTGGGATATCTCAAAAGCTGGTGACGCGGATTAACCAGCATGTTAACGGTAAAAGCCATTTTAGTGCTAGCCTTGCCTACCGTATGACTATGGAATCCTATGACGGTGAGACGGAACAGTATACACGCAAGCAACTGATGAATATGGATAAATTTCGCACACTCTTCGAACAAAAGAAAAAATATTTGTCAGAACTTGACGTCGCATTTATCGAGATAGACAACCCGGTGGAACGGTATCTGTTTGAAATCTATTGCGCCATGGAGTTAGACACGTCACGGTGGAATACGTTTGAGACGCATTGA
- a CDS encoding DNA-processing protein DprA produces the protein MPELTFRGDEALFNAKHKIAFLCSRDYPASVVQKSYEWALEQKNAGNCVVSGFHSQIERDVLHFLLKGDQPVIMVLARSMYKRLPDEELKSGIEKGNLLIVSPFPDNVKRSSTYHSRKRNEFMVDLSDEVVIAHQSEGGMIAGLAINKPVYFL, from the coding sequence ATGCCTGAACTGACGTTTCGAGGTGATGAAGCCCTTTTCAATGCAAAACACAAGATAGCATTTCTCTGTTCGCGGGATTATCCGGCATCAGTTGTACAAAAGTCCTATGAATGGGCGTTGGAACAGAAAAATGCCGGCAATTGTGTCGTGTCGGGATTCCATTCTCAGATCGAACGAGACGTGCTACATTTCCTGCTGAAGGGCGATCAACCAGTTATTATGGTACTTGCCCGGTCAATGTATAAGCGACTCCCTGACGAGGAATTAAAGTCCGGCATTGAGAAGGGCAACCTGCTGATTGTCTCGCCATTCCCTGACAACGTCAAACGATCTAGCACCTACCACAGCCGCAAACGAAATGAGTTCATGGTCGATCTATCTGATGAGGTTGTGATTGCGCATCAAAGTGAGGGCGGGATGATTGCGGGGTTGGCGATAAATAAGCCAGTGTACTTTCTTTAA
- a CDS encoding DUF4145 domain-containing protein: MCASILESTLKDRLTSEDEDLLFKESNGHKTRKEKNFIDLINTANHINLIDKATSNTLHKIRKSRNRVVHELESIGEDEAYNIIMQTKDVIEGLYK; the protein is encoded by the coding sequence TTGTGTGCATCCATACTGGAATCTACTCTAAAAGATAGGTTGACCTCTGAGGATGAAGATTTATTATTCAAGGAAAGTAATGGTCATAAAACCAGGAAGGAGAAAAACTTTATCGACCTGATTAATACGGCAAACCATATAAATCTTATTGACAAAGCAACCTCAAATACATTGCATAAAATCCGAAAATCCCGGAATCGTGTTGTGCATGAGTTAGAATCTATTGGCGAAGACGAGGCCTACAATATCATTATGCAAACCAAGGATGTGATTGAGGGGCTTTATAAGTGA